The DNA window ACTGAAGACCTTTGGCCAGTGATCGCGGCCGGCGTCTTTGTTGATCTTCGGCGTACGACCGAATTCCGAGGAAACCATGACGAGTGTCTCGTCAAGCAGTCCACGGGAGTCGAGATCGTTGATCAGCGCCGAGAAAGCCTGGTCGAATTCCGGCATCTGCCGCTTGAATCCCGCCACGATTCCGCTGTGCATGTCCCAGCCGCCGTAAGTCAGGTTGACCATGCGGACACCAGCCTCGACCAGACGACGGGCCATCAGCATGCGGGCACCGGCCTGATTACGGCCGTACGAATCCCGCAGCTTGCCGTCTTCCTTTTCGAGATCGAAGGCTTCGCGAGCTTTCGGAGAGCTGATCATCGAGTAGGCCCGCTCGTAGAACGAATCCATGGCGGCCAGCTTATCAGACTTCTCAATGGAGCGGAAATGCTCGTTGACAGCGTCCAGAGCCGAGCGACGGGTCGCGAATCGCGATTCGTCGATGCCGGCATACATATCCAGATCGCGAACCTTGAACCCATTGGAAGCCGGATCGCTACCGAGGCTGAAGGCGGCGTAGGAGGAGCTCAGGTAACCTGTCCCCGCATATTCGTTCGGCTGGTTTGGAATGCAGACGTACGGCGGGAGGTTATTGCGAGGACCGTATTCGTAACTGATGATCGAGCCGATGCTCGGATACTGAAGCGCCGGGCTCGGCCGATATCCAGTGAACATGTTGTGCGTGCCACGTTCGTGGGCGGCTTCACCGTGCGTCATCGAGTTGATGATCGTCAGCTTGTCGGCGATGGCCGCGGTTTTCGGCAGCGATTCGCCGAACAGGTGACCGTCGATTTTGGTTTTGATCTGCTTCATCTCGCCGCGATACTCGATTGGAGCATACGGCTTCGGGTCGAACGATTCCTGCTGAGCCATCCCCCCGGGCAGAAAGATGTGAATGACGGACTTGGCCGTGCCTTCAAAGTTCGAATAATCTTTCAGATCGGCCTGAGCGGACTGAAGGCGGAACAGGTCCGGCAATGTCAGTCCTGCGCCTGCGAGCGCACCGACCGAAAGAAATCCACGCCGAGAAAGTCGTTGGAAATGTGTAGGATTACAGCTACGTGAAGCTTCTACGTGACCCATGCGTGTATCTCCTTGGTTAAATTGGAAGGCTCGAGTCCAGTTCAGGCATGAAGAAGATCGCAGGGAATGCGCAAGTCCCTTCGTTCGTCCCCGTAAAGGTAAGTAGCAACTCGTGGGTCCCCCGACCGACGAATCACCAATTGAGGCAGGCTTGAGGAGGTTTCAGGTAGGTTGTCGACGTTTCAAGTTCGACACTTGTTACATCGGCAATTGAATCAAGCCACACACACCAATTGAGTTTACATATCAATTGAATTGCATGTCAATGAGCCAATTGTCGCAAAACAAGTGTAATTGAGAAATTTTTGCGGGCGCATGGATTTTTCGTCAAGTTTCAATCGGAAAATTTTCCGTGAACTTACTGAGTTGCCGTGATAATCGCGTAGGGACCGGTTTTGTCGATTTTAACGCGGCGGAAGATGTCGGGTAGGTATTCCTCGTACCAGTCGGGCATTTTCGTGACGATCATCAATCGTCCGCGGTGCCGGAGGGAGCGGCGAGCCGTGTCGATGAAGAGCTTTGCAATCGCGAAGTTGGAAAAATAGGGCGGGTTGGCAAGCACGAGGTCGAATTCTCCCTCGGCTTTGAGTTTGCCTGTATGCGTCTGCAGGACCTGAATTCTCTGTTGCTCCTCGTCGGTCAGATTGGATTCGATGTTTCGCATCGTGCTCTGCACGGCTCGGGCATTGGAATCGATCGCGGTGACCCGGCCCCGTTTCATCGACATCACCGCGGCGATGCCGACTGCACCACAGCCGCAACCGATATCCAGAACCTGCATGCCGTCCTTAATTGTCATGGCTTTCATCAGTGCCCAGGCCCCGGCGTCAAGTCGACGATGACTGAAGACACCCGGTCGGGTTGTCAGGGTCAACTCCCGTTCATTGAAGACGACGGGGAACTGAGCCGTGAAGTCTCGCTCTTTCTTCAGTGGAGACGTTTTGACGATCGAGTAAATGACGCCGCGGCGTTTGGGGGTGCGGGTGACTTTCTTGTGCAGAGCCTGCATCTGCTCGTGCAGCCACGTGTCGTTCGGAGAGTTGACGGCACAGTACAGAGTGCCCTGATGCTTCAGCCGCTGGTAAGCCTGCTGCATCAGGTCCCGGGTCAGCTCGGCGTCTCCCTGATTGTGGACAGGGATGCAGGCGACATCAAACTCCCGGTCCGGCAGATCGGGAGCGCAGATGACGAGGGGAGCATGGTC is part of the Rubinisphaera margarita genome and encodes:
- a CDS encoding DUF1501 domain-containing protein, with product MGHVEASRSCNPTHFQRLSRRGFLSVGALAGAGLTLPDLFRLQSAQADLKDYSNFEGTAKSVIHIFLPGGMAQQESFDPKPYAPIEYRGEMKQIKTKIDGHLFGESLPKTAAIADKLTIINSMTHGEAAHERGTHNMFTGYRPSPALQYPSIGSIISYEYGPRNNLPPYVCIPNQPNEYAGTGYLSSSYAAFSLGSDPASNGFKVRDLDMYAGIDESRFATRRSALDAVNEHFRSIEKSDKLAAMDSFYERAYSMISSPKAREAFDLEKEDGKLRDSYGRNQAGARMLMARRLVEAGVRMVNLTYGGWDMHSGIVAGFKRQMPEFDQAFSALINDLDSRGLLDETLVMVSSEFGRTPKINKDAGRDHWPKVFSVALAGGGVKRGFVYGTSDSTATEPETDPVGPEDLFTTVYHTMGIVADKEIMAPGDRPIEIVDGGKVVKEILA
- a CDS encoding methyltransferase, whose product is MAQKRRRRKQQAPQFEDEIPYIPPRTEEQLLIEHLVSLKAGRILCTSHGRGQLAGFLASENAGADVCCHYLDSHYASLCEEYWAEADHAPLVICAPDLPDREFDVACIPVHNQGDAELTRDLMQQAYQRLKHQGTLYCAVNSPNDTWLHEQMQALHKKVTRTPKRRGVIYSIVKTSPLKKERDFTAQFPVVFNERELTLTTRPGVFSHRRLDAGAWALMKAMTIKDGMQVLDIGCGCGAVGIAAVMSMKRGRVTAIDSNARAVQSTMRNIESNLTDEEQQRIQVLQTHTGKLKAEGEFDLVLANPPYFSNFAIAKLFIDTARRSLRHRGRLMIVTKMPDWYEEYLPDIFRRVKIDKTGPYAIITATQ